From the genome of Ectobacillus sp. JY-23, one region includes:
- a CDS encoding YwmB family TATA-box binding protein: protein MNRLVHLFIAMFFVMGIVGYQQIQAVKPEKKITQIQAVLEKNGAHIQEWSLLAKEESDEVSDVHTFQKLLERLKAQTDGADWYVENAEQGMKATAIKKFSNRQERLVVTWTNAHTTHKTFIIYEVKGKKWDEGIVAKMDKIFSQKPTIYTCVRAVWGDKIEGVLQNKATKILEDLEAKPIETLQERAFVTVSAYTGKWNDALSINKEKMNVQVALRTVGDKTTVVVGTPIITSEY from the coding sequence CAGCAAATACAGGCTGTAAAGCCGGAGAAAAAAATAACACAAATACAAGCCGTTTTAGAGAAGAACGGAGCACATATACAAGAGTGGAGCTTGCTTGCTAAGGAAGAAAGTGATGAAGTAAGTGATGTACATACATTTCAAAAGCTGCTGGAGCGTTTAAAGGCGCAAACGGACGGTGCGGATTGGTATGTGGAAAATGCAGAGCAGGGCATGAAGGCAACCGCAATAAAAAAGTTTTCAAATCGTCAAGAACGGCTTGTAGTAACGTGGACAAACGCTCATACTACACATAAAACCTTTATTATTTATGAGGTAAAAGGGAAAAAGTGGGACGAGGGAATTGTTGCGAAAATGGATAAAATTTTTAGTCAAAAACCGACAATTTACACTTGTGTTCGAGCCGTTTGGGGTGATAAGATTGAAGGTGTTTTGCAAAATAAAGCAACAAAAATATTGGAAGACTTAGAAGCTAAGCCCATTGAGACTTTGCAGGAAAGAGCATTCGTCACGGTTTCCGCATATACTGGGAAGTGGAATGACGCCCTTTCTATAAACAAAGAGAAAATGAACGTACAAGTCGCACTGCGTACTGTAGGCGACAAAACGACTGTAGTGGTTGGCACACCAATAATTACGTCAGAGTATTGA
- the murA gene encoding UDP-N-acetylglucosamine 1-carboxyvinyltransferase: MEKIIVRGGGRLNGTVRVEGAKNAVLPILAATLLASDGKNIISDVPALSDVYTINEVLRHLNADVVFADGQVIIDASKELNVEAPFEYVRKMRASVQVMGPLLARKGHARIALPGGCAIGSRPIDQHLKGFEAMGAKVKVGNGFVEAYVDGELHGAKIYLDFPSVGATENIMSAAVLAKGTTIIENAAKEPEIVDLANFLNAMGGKVRGAGTGTIRIDGVSKLFGTHHHVIPDRIEAGTFMVAAAITGGNVLIENAVPEHLRPVTAKMQEMGITIIEEEDGLRVIGPDRLKAVDIKTMPHPGFPTDMQAQMMALLLKAEGTSMITETVFENRFMHVEEFRRMNADIKIEGRSVIMNGPCDLQGAEVAATDLRAGAALILAGLVSDGYTRVTELKHLDRGYVNFHGKLAALGADVERVTEQNEETAQTVSDLHA, encoded by the coding sequence TTGGAAAAAATCATTGTCCGTGGCGGTGGCCGGCTGAATGGTACTGTGCGCGTAGAAGGCGCAAAGAACGCCGTTTTGCCGATACTTGCTGCAACCTTATTAGCAAGTGACGGGAAAAATATCATATCTGATGTGCCGGCTCTATCCGATGTATACACAATTAATGAAGTATTGCGTCATTTAAATGCTGATGTCGTATTCGCAGATGGCCAAGTAATCATTGATGCATCGAAAGAGCTAAACGTGGAGGCGCCGTTTGAGTACGTGCGCAAAATGCGTGCATCCGTTCAAGTTATGGGACCACTTTTGGCACGTAAAGGACACGCGCGCATTGCTTTGCCTGGCGGCTGTGCAATCGGATCTCGTCCAATCGACCAGCACCTTAAAGGCTTTGAAGCGATGGGTGCAAAAGTTAAGGTTGGAAATGGATTTGTAGAGGCATATGTGGATGGAGAGTTACATGGAGCAAAAATTTACTTAGACTTTCCAAGTGTAGGTGCAACGGAAAACATCATGTCAGCGGCTGTGTTGGCAAAAGGTACGACAATCATTGAAAATGCGGCAAAAGAGCCGGAGATTGTGGATCTTGCGAACTTCTTGAACGCGATGGGTGGAAAAGTACGTGGCGCAGGTACGGGAACAATTCGCATTGACGGCGTTTCAAAGCTATTCGGTACACATCACCATGTTATTCCTGACCGTATTGAAGCAGGCACATTTATGGTTGCTGCGGCGATTACAGGTGGGAATGTTCTCATAGAAAATGCAGTACCTGAGCATTTGCGTCCTGTCACAGCAAAAATGCAAGAAATGGGTATTACCATTATTGAGGAAGAAGACGGTTTGCGTGTAATCGGTCCTGATCGCTTAAAAGCTGTGGACATCAAAACGATGCCGCACCCAGGCTTCCCAACTGATATGCAAGCACAGATGATGGCTCTTCTTCTAAAAGCAGAAGGCACAAGCATGATTACGGAAACTGTATTCGAAAATCGCTTCATGCATGTAGAAGAGTTCCGTCGTATGAATGCTGATATTAAAATTGAAGGTCGCTCTGTCATCATGAACGGACCGTGTGATTTGCAAGGCGCAGAAGTAGCCGCAACGGATCTTCGTGCCGGTGCAGCGTTGATTCTGGCGGGTCTTGTATCCGATGGCTACACACGCGTAACTGAGCTTAAACACTTAGACCGTGGCTACGTAAACTTCCACGGTAAACTCGCAGCGCTTGGCGCCGATGTGGAACGCGTAACAGAACAAAATGAAGAAACGGCACAAACCGTATCAGATCTTCATGCATAA